The Priestia koreensis genomic interval AACGAGAGTTTTCAGAGTACTATACGACGGATTATGCCGCCGCTTATTTTCATCCGTCTTTAACGCGAAATATTATCTTTGCTCAGCATAATCTCGTCACCGATGGCTCGTTTAATGAGTTTCACGTTATTATTTGTCGCAACGTCATGATTTATTTCAATCAAACGTTGCAAGACAGCGTGCACGATTTATTTTACGAGAGCCTTAGTCAAGGAGGTTTTTTAGGACTCGGAAATAAAGAAGCGCTCCGTATCGATTATGATCGGAAGCTATACCGAGATTTTAATCCAATTGAGCGACTGTATCAAAAGTGCTAACAAAAAACGACCTACAAAAAGTAGGTCGTTTTTTCATGACTGTACGCGGATCATTACCGTACACATATCATCAGGCTGATTGAATTGCAAATCTTTTGATAAAATCATGTCGATAGGCGAGTTAGATGCTAATGGATTCCAGTATTGAGACGTGGCGTTTTGGAGATAAGCGATAGGGTCACGCCCAGTGCGTTCTAATGCTTCTTCCACACCATCGGTATACAACAGGAGCTGAATGCTATTTTCATACTGAAGAGTTGTAGCATTTACTTTTATGTGCTCCGTAAAGCCAACTGCTAGGCTACCACGCTCTAGTGTAACAAAGTCTTTTCCATCAACACAAGCAAAGCCCGGTGGATGCCCAGCGTTCACGTACGTCACGGTCTTCTTATTTGTGTCTACGACGAGGTAAATCGCTGTAAAATAATAGTGCAAGTAGCTGTCATCCTTTGCGATGTAAGCCATCCAGCGATTTAATTCTGTAATAACCGATTCTGGATCGGTATGTTTTCGAATAGCATCTCGGAGGACAGAAGAGATGAACATACAAACAAGCGATGCTGAAATTCCGTGACCCATCATGTCAAGAAGAATGACTGCATAACGGTGCTCATCAATTTTGTGCCAGTAGTATAAGTCCCCAGCAAGCTTGTAAGCAGGAATGTAGGATGCAGCAATGTGAATATGATCTGTAAAGATCGGTTCACTTAGCAATGTTCGCTGTACCTGTGTGGCGAGATCGAGTTCATTGCGAATTTTTAGCTCTTGTTCGGTGTGCCAATCTTTCTCTTCTTTTAGTCGTAGCGCAACACGAAGTCGTGC includes:
- a CDS encoding fused response regulator/phosphatase, whose translation is MAILIVDDNQVNLFVIEKILKGAGYTDYHSFTSARELFKYLKVSDEHAQLPPADVILMDIMMPEMDGIEACKYLQKIAHLKDIPVIFVTALEDSQKVAEALDVGGVDYITKPINKIELLARLRVALRLKEEKDWHTEQELKIRNELDLATQVQRTLLSEPIFTDHIHIAASYIPAYKLAGDLYYWHKIDEHRYAVILLDMMGHGISASLVCMFISSVLRDAIRKHTDPESVITELNRWMAYIAKDDSYLHYYFTAIYLVVDTNKKTVTYVNAGHPPGFACVDGKDFVTLERGSLAVGFTEHIKVNATTLQYENSIQLLLYTDGVEEALERTGRDPIAYLQNATSQYWNPLASNSPIDMILSKDLQFNQPDDMCTVMIRVQS